The DNA region GACTTTGTTTTAAATCAAGGTCAGCTAAACCGAATTTCACAAAAGGGCGCAGTCCACAGTCGAATGTATAACCAAGGTTGGCTGAAAACGAAAACGAAGTGGGTGATAAGGCCTTCATTGTGGTGGCGTCTGCCTGAAAATTAACATTGCCATAATCGGCATACGATGCTTCTAAGCCAATAATTCTGTTAAAGAAGTACCCAGCGTATAGGATGTAGGCTGTGTTTTGTCCTGTGTAATGGGGTTTATCCGATTTGTAGAAACCATCATCGTATTTGCTAGCAAACCCATCATCGTCAAATGAGGTTTTACCTGCCCCAGCACCAAGGTATAAACCACTGCTGTCATTGGCAATGGCTGTGCCTGATACAAGGAAAGCTCCTGACAAAAACATCGCTGTATATAATTTCATAATAGTGTGCAATAGATTTAAAATGGAGCGGGAGTTTAGCTAAGTTGTTTGCTTTTTAGCCATGTGTAAACCATGTTCTCATTTTTTATGGTTTCATATGCGAAACAAGGATTGTCGGTCTTAACTGGCAAGTATTGATTGTTACATTCTGTTGCAAATGATAATAATTAGCATGTAAATGTTTGATTTAAGTAACTTTATGTATATTAGTATTTCATTATTCTAGTGAGGTTGTTAACCAAACTAGGAGTAAAATAATAATGAAATTAAAGTCGGTAATCGCACTCTCTCTGTTGATCCCTTTTGGCGCAATGGCTGACCATGACAACACCGTAATCAATGGCTTCGATTACGGACCATTGGCGCAATTTGTAGGTACTTGGAAGTCTGTTGAAAGTGGTGGTGTGGATATCTCTCCTGCACAAACTGGAACCCCTCAAGGTGAAGGCGCTCCAGCCGTTACTCCTTTTTACGAAGTGATGACGTTTGAAGTCGCTGCAGATGCGGTGAATGCGAGCGAACAAACATTGGTTGCGCTTTACTACAAACAAGAAGTCTTCCGTAAATTGGACGATACTAAGTTTCACGACCAGCGTGGGTACTTAATCTACGATAAAGATAATCAAATTGTATATAACTCTTTCTGTGTGCCAAGAACAACGTGTGTCACAGCAGAAGGTACCGCAGGTAGTGACATGAGCTTGAAAGTTTCCGAGCGTGGTATTGCCGAGTCGAATTATATGCTAGCGAACGCCTCCACAACGGATTTCTCTATGAACATTAAAGTTG from Vibrio rarus includes:
- a CDS encoding porin family protein, with the protein product MKLYTAMFLSGAFLVSGTAIANDSSGLYLGAGAGKTSFDDDGFASKYDDGFYKSDKPHYTGQNTAYILYAGYFFNRIIGLEASYADYGNVNFQADATTMKALSPTSFSFSANLGYTFDCGLRPFVKFGLADLDLKQSRDFTLLNKDSGAAIHYGLGLDYAPLNILPGLSFRVAYEGDSADIERSYVSSSNTTWNVSMLYGGISYKF
- a CDS encoding heme-binding beta-barrel domain-containing protein; the encoded protein is MKLKSVIALSLLIPFGAMADHDNTVINGFDYGPLAQFVGTWKSVESGGVDISPAQTGTPQGEGAPAVTPFYEVMTFEVAADAVNASEQTLVALYYKQEVFRKLDDTKFHDQRGYLIYDKDNQIVYNSFCVPRTTCVTAEGTAGSDMSLKVSERGIAESNYMLANASTTDFSMNIKVEGDTLTYSQTTALQIYNKAFAHTDASVLQRVKN